A single Micromonospora sp. CCTCC AA 2012012 DNA region contains:
- a CDS encoding AAA family ATPase yields the protein MGLGGRALDGSETGWGRQAEPAPRWRALLDRARLGGRSAEQVEADRRAEEAAAPEPLPRRGSGTAWSGRASASARPADLTYDAEPAYRVEASYRVEPAYRIDPSFRAEPAYRPEPGHPAEPSHPAESGYPVAATYPAEPSYPAEPSYPADSGYRPEPAYGPDPGYRADPQPGYRAEPAADPPVPRPRRGTASVESRYALLDNGYRHEAPPAESRYAPLLDGGYRPPTYPAVEPPPVEPVPAYQVPVEPVPAYQPPAISDGYPVRSEPARVEWRAPAPESEQERAAGVLRRELGTPRVLAFANPKGGVHKTTATVLAAATVGSVRGRGVLAWDDNELRGTLGLRAGSARHARTIRHLISDLAQIEILEGATLLEHLDDYLRHASDGSYDVLAGEESPRFAQRLDQFTVKRVLELLRRTHDVVCVDTGNNVESPNWRTVMQAADQLVVTTVPREDAAFSADWMLDLLHEVGMGELADNAVTLISCPTPGRSSLQDDLERHFATRTRAVAVVPYDAALETGSSIEYHQLQPETRAAWLKAAAVMLEPFAR from the coding sequence ATGGGTCTGGGAGGGCGAGCCTTGGATGGCAGCGAAACCGGCTGGGGTCGGCAGGCTGAGCCGGCACCGCGGTGGCGGGCGCTGCTCGACCGGGCCCGGCTCGGCGGCCGGAGCGCGGAGCAGGTCGAGGCCGACCGCCGCGCCGAGGAGGCGGCGGCGCCCGAGCCGCTGCCCCGACGCGGCAGCGGCACGGCGTGGTCCGGCCGCGCGTCCGCGTCGGCCCGTCCCGCCGACCTGACGTACGACGCGGAGCCCGCCTACCGGGTGGAGGCGAGCTACCGGGTCGAGCCCGCCTACCGGATCGACCCGTCCTTCCGCGCCGAGCCCGCCTACCGCCCCGAGCCGGGTCACCCGGCCGAGCCGAGCCATCCGGCCGAGAGCGGCTATCCCGTGGCGGCGACCTACCCGGCGGAGCCGAGCTATCCGGCGGAGCCGAGCTATCCGGCCGACTCCGGCTACCGGCCCGAGCCGGCCTACGGTCCCGACCCCGGATACCGGGCCGACCCGCAGCCCGGCTACCGGGCCGAACCGGCCGCCGACCCGCCCGTTCCGCGGCCGCGCCGGGGCACCGCGTCCGTCGAGTCCCGGTACGCGCTGCTCGACAACGGCTACCGGCACGAGGCCCCGCCCGCGGAGTCCCGCTACGCCCCGCTGCTCGACGGCGGCTACCGACCGCCGACCTACCCGGCGGTGGAGCCCCCGCCGGTCGAGCCCGTGCCGGCGTACCAGGTGCCGGTGGAGCCGGTCCCGGCGTACCAGCCACCGGCGATCTCCGACGGCTATCCGGTCCGCAGCGAACCCGCCCGGGTGGAGTGGCGGGCACCGGCCCCCGAGAGCGAGCAGGAGCGGGCCGCCGGCGTGCTCCGCCGGGAGCTGGGCACCCCCCGGGTGCTCGCCTTCGCCAACCCGAAGGGCGGCGTGCACAAGACCACCGCCACCGTGCTGGCCGCCGCCACCGTGGGGAGTGTGCGCGGGCGGGGCGTGCTCGCCTGGGACGACAACGAACTGCGGGGCACCCTCGGCCTGCGCGCCGGCAGCGCCCGGCACGCGCGGACCATCCGGCACCTGATCTCCGACCTCGCCCAGATCGAGATCCTGGAGGGCGCCACCCTGCTGGAGCACCTCGACGACTACCTGCGGCACGCCTCCGACGGCTCGTACGACGTGCTGGCCGGGGAGGAGAGCCCGCGCTTCGCCCAGCGGCTGGACCAGTTCACCGTCAAGCGGGTGCTGGAGCTGCTGCGGCGGACCCACGACGTGGTCTGCGTGGACACCGGCAACAACGTGGAGAGCCCGAACTGGCGCACCGTGATGCAGGCCGCCGACCAGCTCGTGGTGACCACCGTGCCCCGGGAGGACGCCGCGTTCAGCGCCGACTGGATGCTGGACCTGCTGCACGAGGTGGGGATGGGGGAGCTGGCCGACAACGCGGTCACCCTGATCTCCTGCCCGACCCCGGGCCGCTCGTCGCTCCAGGACGACCTGGAGCGGCACTTCGCCACCCGCACCCGCGCCGTCGCCGTGGTGCCGTACGACGCGGCGCTGGAGACCGGGTCGTCGATCGAGTACCACCAGCTCCAGCCGGAGACCCGGGCGGCGTGGCTGAAGGCCGCCGCGGTGATGCTGGAG